One Lysinibacillus fusiformis genomic window carries:
- a CDS encoding ATP phosphoribosyltransferase regulatory subunit: MSSIKMFEKPLGMRDTFPQIYEKVEAVRHTGRNFLRSRGYEFIKTPTVEYFDTVGKASAISDAHLFKLVDSQGNTLVLRPDMTTPIARVATSKLLKEMIPVRLAYFASVFRAQETEGGRPAEFEQMGIELIGDNSVFADAEVIITAMELLKQFGLQEFKVTIGHAGVLHCILQDYTESIEQEDTLRTLLVQRNYVGFEEAVESFDLPKTKSDALLQFIDEAMNVNDIKDIEKYVRKNDALEYMQQLAKLLEVANLADYVAFDFTLSSHMSYYTGMLFEVFASGSGFSLGNGGRYDGLLEVFGSKVGATGFSIRVDRLLETLAGQTVEKEEAIVVLFEEEDFEAALEKVQALRVAGKQATLQLRSSLVDEAAFQEQFTKVVVVGQGVNDGE; the protein is encoded by the coding sequence GCTCAAGGGGCTATGAATTTATTAAAACGCCAACGGTAGAATATTTTGATACGGTTGGTAAAGCATCTGCAATATCTGATGCACATTTATTTAAGCTAGTAGACAGTCAAGGCAACACATTAGTATTACGTCCGGATATGACCACACCAATTGCTCGAGTAGCTACCTCAAAGTTATTAAAAGAAATGATTCCAGTACGCTTAGCTTATTTTGCTAGTGTATTTCGTGCACAGGAAACAGAAGGCGGCCGACCAGCTGAATTTGAGCAAATGGGTATTGAGCTAATTGGCGATAATTCAGTATTTGCAGATGCTGAGGTCATTATTACGGCAATGGAGCTATTAAAGCAGTTTGGATTACAAGAATTCAAAGTAACAATTGGACATGCAGGTGTATTACATTGCATTTTACAGGACTATACAGAGAGCATTGAGCAAGAAGATACTTTACGCACATTGCTTGTGCAACGTAACTACGTAGGATTTGAAGAAGCGGTGGAATCATTTGATTTACCAAAAACTAAATCTGATGCATTGTTGCAATTTATTGATGAAGCAATGAATGTAAATGACATAAAAGATATTGAAAAGTATGTGCGTAAAAATGATGCACTTGAATATATGCAACAGCTAGCAAAATTACTCGAGGTAGCGAATTTGGCTGATTATGTAGCGTTTGATTTTACGCTTTCAAGCCATATGAGTTATTACACAGGAATGTTGTTTGAAGTATTTGCATCCGGCAGTGGCTTTTCGCTTGGAAATGGCGGTCGCTATGACGGTTTACTTGAAGTGTTTGGCTCAAAAGTAGGTGCGACAGGATTTAGTATACGGGTGGATCGTTTACTAGAAACGTTAGCAGGACAAACAGTTGAAAAGGAAGAAGCGATTGTAGTGTTGTTTGAGGAAGAAGACTTTGAAGCGGCTCTTGAAAAGGTACAGGCCTTACGAGTAGCTGGTAAGCAGGCAACTTTACAATTGAGAAGTAGTTTAGTCGATGAAGCTGCCTTTCAAGAGCAATTTACAAAGGTGGTCGTTGTTGGGCAAGGGGTGAATGACGGTGAATGA
- the hisH gene encoding imidazole glycerol phosphate synthase subunit HisH has protein sequence MKIGVIDYGMGNLFSVEQALKRLGCDVIVTADVNELDATDALLLPGVGAFPDAMKRLADTKLDSYLQKVKAENRPLLGICLGMQLLFDDSDEISPTKGLGFFTGSIQRFSGVHEGKPYRVPHMGWNELVVTNRPVWLKDEAQAKHVYFVHSFYATGMDANELVAYADYHGIQVPGIVANGSITGMQFHPEKSGELGVYLLNQWLKGVAAC, from the coding sequence GTGAAAATTGGTGTGATCGATTATGGAATGGGCAATTTATTCAGTGTCGAACAAGCACTAAAGCGTCTTGGTTGTGATGTCATCGTTACAGCGGATGTCAATGAGCTTGATGCAACAGACGCCCTTTTATTACCAGGTGTTGGTGCGTTTCCTGATGCCATGAAACGATTGGCTGACACAAAGTTAGATAGTTATTTACAAAAAGTGAAAGCAGAAAATCGTCCATTGCTTGGCATTTGCTTAGGTATGCAACTGCTATTCGATGATAGTGATGAGATTTCGCCGACGAAGGGTTTAGGTTTCTTTACAGGGAGTATTCAACGTTTTAGTGGAGTGCATGAGGGGAAGCCATACCGTGTACCACATATGGGCTGGAATGAGTTAGTTGTGACTAACCGCCCGGTTTGGTTAAAGGATGAGGCGCAGGCAAAACATGTCTATTTTGTCCATTCATTTTATGCAACGGGAATGGATGCTAATGAGCTAGTTGCCTATGCGGATTATCATGGTATCCAGGTACCAGGCATTGTCGCGAATGGCTCTATTACAGGCATGCAGTTCCATCCTGAAAAATCAGGAGAACTTGGTGTGTACTTATTAAATCAGTGGTTAAAAGGGGTGGCGGCGTGCTAA
- the hisD gene encoding histidinol dehydrogenase, producing the protein MKITKLAKGISLKRPLDGGNEEQLKVVRQVLADVRAQGDAAVRTYTEKWDGFVPNELRVAKEEIEAGANALDDQLYTDLKEAADNIRLYHEQQTRTGYRLDLANGSWLGQRITALDAVGLYVPGGTAAYPSSVLMNVIPAQVAGVKRIVITSPAGRDGHLPVGVLAAAHILGVEEVYKVGGAQAIGALAYGTETIAAVDKITGPGNIFVALAKREVFGEVAIDMIAGPSEIAVLADETAFADEVAADLLSQAEHDKLACVILVTTSEELAQKVAIEVEKQLASLPREEVARASVENFGAIYIAETMADAIDAINSLAPEHLEVVTKNAEAVAEQISHAGGIFIGRYSSEPVGDYFAGTNHVLPTNSTARFASGLNVDDFVKKSSIVYYSEKTWAENAPKIARLARMEGLEGHARAVESRGWEKE; encoded by the coding sequence ATGAAGATTACCAAACTGGCAAAAGGAATTTCTTTAAAACGTCCACTTGATGGTGGAAATGAAGAACAGCTAAAGGTTGTACGTCAGGTATTAGCGGATGTGCGGGCACAAGGTGATGCAGCTGTACGTACCTATACAGAAAAATGGGATGGCTTCGTACCTAACGAGTTACGTGTCGCAAAAGAAGAAATTGAAGCGGGTGCAAATGCACTTGATGACCAACTATATACTGATTTGAAAGAAGCGGCCGATAATATTCGCCTATATCACGAGCAACAAACACGTACAGGCTATCGCTTAGACTTAGCGAATGGCTCTTGGCTAGGACAGCGTATAACGGCACTTGATGCAGTGGGTCTCTATGTCCCAGGGGGTACAGCAGCCTATCCTTCATCGGTCTTAATGAATGTTATTCCTGCACAAGTTGCAGGTGTAAAGCGTATTGTGATTACATCACCAGCAGGACGAGATGGACATTTACCAGTAGGTGTGCTTGCAGCTGCGCATATTCTTGGCGTGGAGGAAGTATATAAAGTCGGTGGTGCACAGGCAATTGGTGCACTTGCATACGGCACAGAAACCATTGCGGCAGTCGACAAAATAACTGGCCCAGGCAATATTTTTGTAGCACTTGCTAAACGAGAAGTATTTGGTGAAGTAGCGATTGATATGATTGCAGGACCAAGTGAAATTGCTGTACTTGCAGACGAAACAGCCTTTGCAGATGAAGTTGCAGCGGATCTTTTATCGCAGGCAGAACATGATAAACTGGCTTGTGTAATTTTAGTCACAACTTCTGAAGAGCTTGCTCAAAAGGTCGCAATTGAAGTGGAAAAGCAATTAGCCTCATTACCGCGTGAGGAAGTAGCGCGTGCATCTGTTGAAAACTTTGGTGCGATTTATATTGCAGAAACGATGGCGGATGCTATTGATGCTATTAACTCCTTGGCGCCTGAACATCTCGAAGTTGTCACGAAGAATGCTGAAGCTGTGGCAGAGCAAATCAGTCACGCAGGTGGTATTTTCATCGGGCGTTATAGTTCAGAGCCTGTGGGGGATTATTTTGCGGGCACAAACCACGTGCTACCCACTAATAGTACGGCACGCTTTGCAAGTGGCTTAAATGTCGACGATTTCGTAAAAAAATCAAGCATTGTTTATTATAGTGAAAAAACATGGGCAGAAAATGCACCGAAAATTGCACGCTTAGCACGTATGGAAGGCTTAGAGGGCCATGCGCGTGCAGTAGAATCACGTGGATGGGAAAAGGAGTAG
- the hisIE gene encoding bifunctional phosphoribosyl-AMP cyclohydrolase/phosphoribosyl-ATP diphosphatase HisIE: MIDNIKFDDKGLVTAVVQDANTKEVLTVAYMNKESLEKTIESGETWFYSRSRQELWHKGATSGHTQKVVSIKADCDGDALVIEVLPAGPACHNGTTSCFTEVLQENAKVGSVGIISELVKIIEKREQEMPEGAYTTYLFDKGIDKICKKVGEEATEVVIGAKNRDTEEVKWEAADLIYHLLVLLQEQKVSIFDVLHVLEKRHEEK; the protein is encoded by the coding sequence ATGATTGACAACATTAAATTTGACGATAAAGGCCTTGTGACAGCAGTAGTTCAAGATGCTAATACAAAAGAAGTATTAACGGTAGCATATATGAACAAAGAATCATTGGAAAAAACAATTGAATCCGGCGAAACTTGGTTCTACTCACGTTCTCGTCAAGAACTTTGGCATAAAGGTGCTACAAGTGGTCATACACAAAAGGTAGTATCTATTAAAGCGGATTGCGACGGGGATGCATTAGTCATTGAAGTGCTGCCTGCAGGCCCTGCATGCCATAACGGAACGACTTCTTGCTTTACAGAAGTTCTGCAAGAAAATGCAAAGGTTGGCTCAGTCGGCATTATTTCTGAACTTGTAAAAATAATTGAAAAACGTGAGCAAGAAATGCCAGAAGGTGCATACACTACATATTTATTCGATAAAGGTATCGATAAGATTTGTAAAAAAGTTGGTGAAGAAGCTACAGAAGTTGTTATCGGTGCGAAAAACCGTGATACAGAGGAAGTTAAGTGGGAAGCTGCAGATTTGATTTACCACTTATTAGTATTGTTGCAAGAGCAGAAGGTAAGTATTTTTGACGTATTACATGTGTTGGAAAAACGTCACGAGGAGAAATAA
- the hisF gene encoding imidazole glycerol phosphate synthase subunit HisF, which translates to MLTKRIIPCLDVKEGRVVKGVQFVSLRDAGDPVELAKFYDAQGADELVFLDISASHEGRETMVDVVRQTAATLAIPFTVGGGIRTLDDMKRILRAGADKVSVNTSALERPQLIKEGSDFFGAQCIVVAIDARYSEEDGTWMVYTHGGRNKTAWQVTEWAKEAVRLGAGEILLTSMNQDGEKSGFDLALTKAVREAVTVPVIASGGAGNAEHFYAVLTEDVDADAALAASIFHYKETSVAQVKEYLREKGVTVR; encoded by the coding sequence GTGCTAACAAAGCGTATTATTCCATGTTTGGATGTCAAAGAAGGCCGTGTTGTAAAAGGTGTGCAGTTTGTGTCATTACGTGATGCAGGGGACCCTGTAGAGCTTGCAAAGTTTTATGATGCACAGGGTGCAGATGAGCTTGTGTTCCTTGATATTTCGGCATCACATGAAGGACGTGAAACAATGGTAGATGTGGTGCGCCAAACAGCGGCGACACTTGCCATTCCATTTACGGTGGGTGGTGGAATTCGTACGTTAGATGATATGAAACGTATTTTGCGCGCGGGAGCTGATAAAGTTTCAGTCAACACCTCTGCCTTAGAACGCCCACAGCTTATTAAGGAAGGTTCTGATTTCTTTGGAGCACAATGTATTGTTGTAGCAATTGATGCCCGCTATAGTGAAGAAGATGGCACATGGATGGTCTATACACATGGTGGCCGCAACAAAACAGCTTGGCAAGTAACGGAGTGGGCAAAGGAAGCCGTACGCTTAGGTGCTGGTGAAATTTTATTAACAAGTATGAATCAAGACGGAGAGAAGTCTGGTTTTGACTTAGCATTAACAAAGGCAGTACGAGAGGCCGTGACAGTTCCTGTAATTGCTAGTGGTGGTGCAGGGAATGCCGAACATTTTTATGCAGTATTAACTGAAGATGTTGATGCAGATGCAGCACTTGCGGCATCCATCTTCCACTATAAAGAAACGAGTGTAGCGCAAGTAAAAGAGTACTTACGTGAAAAAGGAGTGACAGTAAGATGA
- the hisG gene encoding ATP phosphoribosyltransferase, with the protein MNELTIAMPKGRIFEEAYQMLIEAGFNLPEEVEMSRKLMIEIPEEKIRFILAKPMDVPVYVEHGVADIGIAGKDVLLEQQREVHELLDLKISACYIASAGLPNTTMNEIAPRIATKYPNIAMKYYKGIGEQVEIIELNGSIELAPMIGLADRIVDIVSTGRTLKENGLVEYEFITDVSSRLIANPVSYRMKGDRIIDLVKRLKQCVN; encoded by the coding sequence GTGAATGAATTAACAATTGCAATGCCGAAAGGACGTATATTTGAAGAGGCATATCAAATGCTTATTGAAGCAGGCTTTAATTTACCTGAAGAAGTAGAGATGTCACGGAAACTAATGATTGAAATTCCTGAAGAGAAAATTCGTTTTATTTTAGCAAAACCAATGGATGTTCCTGTCTATGTGGAGCATGGCGTAGCTGATATTGGCATTGCAGGAAAAGACGTCTTACTGGAGCAACAGCGAGAGGTACATGAATTACTGGATTTGAAAATTAGTGCATGTTATATCGCATCCGCAGGCTTACCCAATACAACGATGAACGAAATTGCACCTAGAATTGCAACGAAGTATCCAAATATTGCGATGAAATATTATAAGGGAATCGGTGAGCAAGTCGAAATTATTGAATTAAATGGCTCTATTGAATTGGCACCGATGATTGGTTTAGCTGATCGCATTGTGGATATTGTCTCAACAGGACGTACGCTCAAAGAGAATGGCTTGGTCGAGTATGAATTTATTACAGACGTTTCATCTCGTTTAATCGCCAATCCAGTAAGCTATCGCATGAAGGGCGATCGAATTATCGACCTTGTGAAACGCTTAAAACAATGCGTCAATTAA
- the hisB gene encoding imidazoleglycerol-phosphate dehydratase HisB, which yields MTEKKRYAKVERKTNETKISVAINLDGEGKADIKTGVGFMDHMLDLFIKHGLFDGTIQANGDTYIDDHHTTEDLGIVLGQAIREALGDKKGIKRYGSAFVPMDDALAQVVVDCSNRPHLEYRVPQLKEKVGTFDTELVHEFLWKFALEARMNVHVIVPYGSNTHHIIEAIFKALARAIDVAVEIDPRVKGVPSTKGLLT from the coding sequence ATGACAGAAAAGAAACGGTATGCAAAGGTTGAACGTAAAACAAATGAAACGAAAATTTCTGTGGCTATTAATTTAGACGGTGAAGGAAAGGCAGACATTAAAACAGGTGTTGGCTTTATGGATCATATGCTTGATTTATTTATTAAGCATGGTCTTTTTGACGGCACGATTCAAGCCAATGGTGATACATATATTGACGATCATCATACGACAGAAGATCTCGGGATTGTATTAGGACAAGCGATTCGTGAGGCGCTAGGGGATAAAAAGGGAATTAAACGTTATGGTAGCGCTTTTGTACCGATGGATGATGCCCTTGCACAAGTTGTTGTGGATTGTTCGAACCGTCCACATTTAGAATACCGCGTACCACAACTAAAAGAGAAGGTGGGCACATTTGATACAGAGCTCGTGCATGAGTTTTTATGGAAGTTTGCGCTAGAAGCACGTATGAATGTCCATGTCATTGTGCCTTATGGCTCTAATACACATCACATTATCGAAGCAATTTTCAAAGCATTAGCACGTGCTATTGATGTGGCAGTAGAGATTGATCCACGCGTCAAAGGCGTACCGTCAACAAAGGGGCTGTTAACGTGA